The Candidatus Denitrolinea symbiosum DNA window ATGAGGAGAAATTATGGACTGGAAAAATCAAGTCGTGCTCGTCACCGGCGGGACGGGATCGTTCGGCAAGAAGTTCGCCGAGATCCTGCTCAAGGAACAAGCGCCAAGGAAGATCATCATCTTCAGCCGCGACGAGTTGAAACAGCACGAAATGCAGGTGATGGGCTTCAACCAGCCCAGCCTGCGTTACTTCATCGGCGACGTGCGCGACCGCGAACGCCTGCGCCGCGCCATGCACGGCGTGGACATCGTCGTCCACGCGGCCGCGCTCAAACAGGTCCCAGCCTGCGAGTACAATCCGATGGAGGCCGTCAAGACCAACATCATGGGGACGAGCAACGTCCTCGAAGCCGCGCTTGACGCGGGCGTCAAGAAAGTCCTCGCCCTCAGCACCGACAAAGCCGTCAGCCCGGCAAATCTCTACGGCGGGACCAAACTCGTCGCCGAGAAACTCGTCATCCAGTCGAACAACTACGCGGCGGGGTCGTCCACGCGCTACGCCTGCGTCCGCTACGGAAATGTCGTCGGCTCGCGCGGCTCGGTCGTGCCGCTCTTCCTCAAGCAGCGCGCCAGCGGCAAGATCACCATCACCGACGAACGCATGACCCGCTTCTGGCTCTCGCTCGATCAGGGCGTGCGCTTCGTCATTAAGTGCATCGAACAGATGGAAGGCGGCGAGGTCTTCATCCCGAAAATCCCCAGCACCACGGTCATTGACCTCGCCCGCGCCATCGCGCCCGAAGCGGACATCGAGATCATCGGCATCCGTCCCGGCGAAAAACTGCACGAAGACCTGCTGTCCGAAGACGAGGCCCGCAACGCGGTCGAACGCGACGGCATGTACATCATCAAACCGCCCGAGACGCTCTGGGACCGCGACCGTCATTACGGCGGCGAGCCCCTCCCCGAAGGCTTCTCCTACACCAGCGACGCCAACACCGAATGGCTCGACCTCGAGGGCATCAAGACCTACATCGCGCCATTTGAAGAACTGTTCAAACAGGGTAAACTTGAGGGGTAAGAGTGTCAGGTTCCACGTTTCACGTTCCAAGTGTGCCTGACACCCGAGACGCGAAACTTGAAACCCGGAACTTGAAATATGAAACTCTTAATCACCGGCTCCAGCGGACTACTCGGACTCAACCTCGCCCTCGAAGCCGCGGCCTCGCATGAGGTCGTCGGGCTGGATCGGGGACGGCTCAAATCGCCTCCCTTTCGGACGATTCGACGCGACCTGCTGGACGACGGGGCGGCGGACTCCATCCTCGACGAGGCGCGTCCCGACTGGCTGATCCACTGCGCCGCCCTCGCGGACCTCGACGCGTGCGAGGCGGAACCCGAGCTGGCGCGGCGCCTGAACACGGACGTCCCGTCGGCGCTGGCGAAGGCTTGTCGGGAGCGCGGCATCCGCATGGTTCAGGTCTCGACCGACGCGGTCTTCGACGGGATGAAAGCGGGGTTCTACACCGAGGAGGACGATCCGCTCCCGGTCAGCGTCTACGCCCGCGCCAAACTGGACGCGGAACAGTCCGTGCTGGAATCCAACCCGGATGCCATCGTCGCTCGGGTCAACTTCTACGGCTGGTCGCTCGGGGGACGGCGGTCGCTGGCCGAGTTCTTCTTCAACAACCTGACGAACAACAAATCCATGAGCGGCTACACTGACGTGATCTTCTGCCCGATGCACGCCGCGCACTTGTCACAGACGCTTTTGAAGATGCTGGCAAAGGGACTGCGCGGGCTGTATCACGCGGTGGGGCCGCAGCCGATGAGCAAGTATCAATTTGGGGTGGAGATCGCGCGCCGGTTCACGCTGAACGACGCCGAGATCTCGCCGAAATCCATCAGTACGTCCAGTTTGATGGCGCGCCGCGCCCACAATTTATACCTATCTACCAATAAGTTATCCACAGACCTGGACGAGCCTCTCCCCAGTTTTTCCGCAGGCCTCGACCTGTTTTATACACAGTTCAAAGAAGGTTTTCCACAGAAAATACGAAGTTTTACACAGGCGTAACGCGCTTTGCCAGGCTGCGCACAGGTTATCCACAGGCTTTTCAGCCGAGTTATCCACAGAAAACGGGAAGTTATCCACAGGTTGGTAAATTGGCGCATTGGATTTCGGGGAAAGGCTGCTAATTCACCAACTATCACAAGGAGGCATCATGGACATCAAAATCGGCAACCGATTGATCGGTCTCAACCACCCCACCTACTTCATCGCGGACATCGCCGCCAACCACGACGGCGACTTGGAACGCGCGAAACGGCTCATCCGTCTCGCAAAAGAAGCGGGGGCGGACGCGGCGAAGTTCCAGAATTTCGACGCGCCGAAGATCGTCTCGGATTACGGCTTCTCGCACATGAACGCGCAGGTTTCGCATCAAGCCACGTGGAAGAAATCCGTGACCGAGGTCTACCGCGCCGCGTCGATTCCCTTCGAGTGGACTTTGACCTTGGGAGAAGAATGTCAGGAAGTTGGCATTGACTATTTCTCTTCGCCGTATGATTTCACTGCGATTGATTTTCTCGACCAATATGTGCCTGTCTACAAGGCTGGCTCAGGCGAAATTGACTGGATCGAAGCGTTGGAGCGCATGGCGAGCAAGGGCAAACCATTCTTCGTCGCGACGGGCGCCTCCACAATTGGCGAAGTGCAGAGGGCTGTCCATGCGATTTTGAAGATCAACAAGCAACTGGTGTTGATGCAATGCAACACAAATTACACCGCCTCGCCCGACAACTACGATCACTTGCATTTGAACGTATTGAAAACGTACGCGACGATGTTCCCCGATGTGATTCTGGGACTCTCCGACCATACGCACGCGGTCGCTCCCGTTCTGGGCGCAGTGACGCTTGGCGCGCGCGTCATCGAGCGTCACTTCACCGACAGCAACGACCGCGAAGGTCCCGACCACAAGTTTGCGATGGATCCCGACAAGTGGGCGCGCATGGTGGAAGAAACGCGTCTACTCGAACGTTCGTTTGGCTCGCCCGATAAATTCATCGCGGGCAACGAGCAGGAGACGCAAGTTGTGCAGCGTCGCTGTCTACGCGCGGCGAGGGACATCAAGGCTGGCGAGGTCTTCACGCGCGACATGATTGACGTGTTACGTCCCGCCACGATTGGGGCGATCAAGCCGCATGAGATTCCGAATGTCATCGGCACGAAGGCGTTACATGATTTCAAATATGGTCAAGAGTTGAGATGGACGGATTTGGAAGCGTAATTACACCCATTAAACACAAAGGACACGAAGGAGACAAAGGTTAATGCGTAGCGCAACGCGGCTCTTTCTTTTTGACCATCACGAGCGATGGTCGAAAGCAATGCAACGCACTCCTTTCGACTCACCTTCGTTGCCTTTGTGTGCCTTTGTGTTTAAAAGATTTTCATGAAAGTCATTTACTTCTCCCTCGACTACTCCCCTCACGACCATCGGTTTCTTTCCGCGCTATCCGAAACCGGGTATGAGGTCTTCTTTGTCCGCCTCCAGCGCGGACCGAGACAGGTGGAGGATCGCCCCGTCCCTGCGAAGATTGAACAGGTTCAATGGGCGGGCGGGCGGGACGAATTCCGCTGGCGTGACCTGCCAAAACTGGTCATGGACTTCCGCCGCGTGGTCAAGCGCATCCAACCCGACCTCATCCACGCGGGACCGATCCAGACTTGCGCGTTCATCGCAGCGCTTTCAGGCTTTCGCCCGATTCTGACCATGTCGTGGGGCTTTGACTTGATGGACGATGTCCACAAGAGCAAATGGATGGAACGTATTACGTATTACGTATTACGTAACTCGACATACTTTACAAGTGACGCTAATGTGACAAGAGATAAAGCGGTGAAATATGGAATGAATCCCGAGCGAACCGTCGTCTTTCCCTGGGGCGTTGACCTTCAACATTTCACGCCGATCTCCAATCGCCAATTGTCAGTTACCAATTACCGATTTACCATCTTCTGCAACCGTTCCTGGGAGCCGCGCTACGGAGTGGACATCCTCGCCCGCGCCTTTGTGAAAGTCGCGCAGCAGAATCCAGACGTGGACTTGATGCTCCTCAACGGCGGGTCGCAGGCGCAGACCATCCGTCAGATCCTGCAACGCGGTGGAACGCTGGACCGCGTCGTCATGCCAGGGACGATCTCACAGAAGGAGTTGCCGCGTTTTTACAACATGACCGACCTCTACGTCTCGCCCTCGCACGTGGACGGTTCGTCCGTCTCGCTGATGGAGGCGCTGGCGTGCGGACTTCCGTGCCTCGTCTCGGACATCCCCGCCAACAAGGAATGGGTCGCGGACGGCGTCAACGGCTGGCTCTTTCCCGACGGGGACGCGGACGCGCTCGCCGCGAAGATCCTGGCCGCGCTCGCTCAAAGGGAGAAACTGCCCGCGCTGGGCGAGTCCGCCCGAAAGTCAGCGGAGAAGCGAGCCGATTGGAAGAAAAATTTCGGTCAGTTACTCGTCGCGTACGAGCAGACCGTCAAACTCGGAAGGAAATAGTCATGCTCAATCATAAACAACTACTCGACGGTTTCCGTCAGACCCGCGTGAAGGCGGGCGACACGCTCCTCGTCCACACCTCGTACAAATCTCTCGGCGGCGTGGAGGGCGGCGCGGAGACCGTCATTGACGTGATGCGCGAACTGGCGGGGGAGCGCGGCACGGTGTTGTTCCCCGCATTCAATTTTCAGTCGTGGACGGAGACGCATTACTTCGACGTGCTGGAGACGCCCTCGAAGATGGGGATGATCACCGAACTGGCCCGCCTCCGCCCCGACGCGAAGCGGACCCCGCATCCCATCTATTCGTTCTCCGTCTGGGGCGCCCGCGCGGACGAGTTCGCCGCGGCCGAGGACGTGGAAGCATACGGACCGAACTCGGCCTTCGCGCTGTTCCACAAGATCAACGGGACGATCATCAGCATCGGACTGGACTTCAACAGCACGTTTTCGATGCACCATTACATCGAATACAATGTGGGCTGCGACTATCGCCGCGTGAAGGAGTTTTCGGGAATCTACGTGGGCTACGACCGAACGCCGAGGATCAAGACCTACTCGATGTTCGTGCGCCTGAACGACCGCGTGAAGACGTACATCAACCCCGGCATGGATGAGTTGCTGGCGGCGGGCGTCATCAAGGAAATCCAGGTCGGCGCGGCAAAAGTGCATTTCGCCACGGCGAACGATTTTTACGATAATATGTCCGTTATCGTTCGCGAGCATCCTGAGAAGTTGCATTACATCGAAGAACCGAAGTATTGAGATGATTAGAAAGTAGATGAGTAGGGAGCAGTGGAGTAAAATATGAATGCCCCATGTCGCCGTTCCGATTCAAAGGAGAAAGTCTAATGCCAATCGCTTTGCGAATCGGAGGCTATCGTTTTTACTTCTACTCTTACGATTGCGTCGAGCCGCGGCACATGCACGTGGACCGCGGCGGCATGAGCGCAAAATTCTGGCTTGATCCGATCGCGTTGGCAGAAAATTACGGTTATAGTCGAAAGGAATTGCGCGGCATCGAACGGATCATGGTTGAAAACTTGGAGACTTTGAGAAATGAATGGGACGCTTTCTGCAGTGGTAACGTTCGCTCTTCCTAGGGCGACCAAAGCGACGGTCACAGACGACACTCTCTCCGTTGACCTCGAAGACGGGCGCACGGTTTCGGTTCCCATTGGTTGGTATCCGCGCCTCGCGCACGGAACTCCTGCCGAACGCGCCAATGTCGAAATTTCTGGCGCGGGGTACGGCTTGACCTGGCCCGACCTCGACGAGGATATTGGCGTGGAAGGTCTGTTGCTTGGAAAACGTTCCACGGAACATCCCGACTCCTTCAAACGTTGGTTGGAAAAGCACGGAAAGGCTTGATGATGAAATCGTCCAGCAATCGGTGGCTGGACGATTTTGATAATACGCGCACGCATCATCCGTGGCAATATTCATAACCGATAAAGACGATATGAATCCCTCCTCCTCCCTCAAATCCATCCTCGCCGAATTCTTCCCCCTCCATCGCACTCTCGCCTCGGACGACCAGGACAAGACATTGGAGATCATCGGCTCATACATGCCTGATTCGTCCCACTATGCCATCGAGACGTACACTCCGCTCGAAAAAGCGTGGACGTGGCAGGTTCCCGAACGCTACGCCGTCCACGAGGCATATTTGGAAATCGAGGGCGGCGAGCGGATCGTGGACTTCAAGGACAATCCGCTGCACATCGTCTCGTATTCCCTGCCGGTGGACGCGGCGCTGACCTTCGATGAACTCCAGCCGCATTTATATTTCAACGAGAAACGCCCGCACGCGGTCCCCTGGGTGTTCAAATATTACGAGCGGGACTGGGGCTTCTGCCTCCCGAAAAATCTCTTCGACAAACTGCCGCGCGACAAAACATACCGCGCCGTCATCCGCTCCGAATTCGCGACCGACCCGGCGCGTGGATTCAAAGTCGCGACGGCCGTCGTCCATCCCGAGGGCGGAGCGAATCCCGCCGCGGGCGAAATCCTTATCCTGGCGCATACCTGCCATCCCATGCAGGCTAACGACGACGGCTCGGGCGTCGTCAGCGCCATCGAACTAGCGCGGCGTCTCGCCGAGAATCCGTTGCCCGCGGGTTCGATGAGCGTCCGCTTCTGGTTCGGACCCGAGACCATCGGCACGATTGTCTGGCTCTCGCGCAATGAAGACCTCATCCAAAACCTGCGCGGCGGAATCTTTTTGGAGATGACCGGCAGCCGCAACAAGATCGCCTGGCATCACACCCGCCAGCACAATCACCTGCTCGACCGAATTACCAATTACCAATTACGCAATACGGCTCACGACGAGCGCGACTTTGCCGCCGCGCCCGCCAACGACGAACGCGTCGTCAACGGGCCGGGCGTCAACGTGCCGTGCATCTCGCTCAACCGCTGGCCCTACGACGAGTACCACACCAGCGACGATAACCTCGACATCATCCACGAAGACATGCTCCTCGACGCGGCGGACGCGGCCGAGCGCATCGTCCGCGTCTACGCGACGAACTACATCCCGAAACGGACTTTCCGCGGCCCCGTCTTTCTCAGCGGCAACGGCCTGTGGGTGGACTGGCGCGAGGACTGGGCGCTCAACCGCGCCATCGAAAAGATCATGATGCGCTTCGAGGGTCAGCACACCGTCTTCGACATCGCCGAACAGGTCGGCCTCGATTACTGGACGGTGCGCGGCTACGTGGAGAAATTCCGCGCCAGGGGATTCGTCACGCCGCTCCCAATTCCGTCCGAGGCCGAAGCGAAGTAAAATAGGCGCGTACATATCGAATTGGAGGAACCATGGCTGTCGTATATCTGATCCTTGCCCTGCTCATCGCCGTCGTCGCGGTTATTTTCGCGTGGCTAAACCCGGTTGTCGTGAGCATCACCTTCTTTGCATGGAAGATTGATAGCGCCCCGCTTTCGCTCGTCATCATCGCGACTCTCCTGATCGGCATCATCGTCGGCTGGCTGTTCGCCGCGCCGTCGCTGGTCAAAAACTCCTTCCGCGCATCGGGGAATCGGAAGCGCATCGGCGCGCTCGAAAAGGAACTGGAAGACCACAGGACCAGGCTGAGCGAACTGCTGAAGCCCGCGCCCGCCGCGCCGGCCTCTCCCGTCCCGCCCGCCAACAACTCCGACACCGACCCGCTCGGACATTCGTGACTCGCGTCGTCGCCATCATCCAGGGACGGATGACCTCGTCCCGGCTGCCGGGAAAAATCCTCGCGGACATCGCCGGACAGCCCATGCTGGCCCGCGTCTACGCGCGGAGCGCGCGCGCGCGGACTCTCTCCGAGACGGTCTTCGCCACGACGACCGACGCGTCCGACGACCCGGTCGCGGAGTACTGCGACTGGAGCGGAATCCCCCTCGCGCGCGGCTCTCTCTACGATGTGCTGGACCGCTACTACCAGTCCGCGAAAGAAGCGAGGGCGGAGGTCGTCGTCCGCGTCACCGCGGATTGTCCGGTCATTGATCCCGGCTTGATCGACGACGCCGTGACCCTCGTCACCCGTCACTCGCCACCCGAATTCGACTTCGCCGCGAACCGACTTCCGCCGCCGTGGACGCGCACTTATCCCATCGGCCTCGACGCCGAAGTCTGTACCTTCGCCGCATTGGAACGCGCCTGGAAGGAAGCGAAAGAGCCGCAGCACCGCGAGCACGTCATGCCGTTTTTCTATGAAGGCGTGGAACTGACAACTGAAAACCGAACACTGCAAACGGGCGTTTCCCCCCGCGGATTTAAAGTCGCCCTCCTGCACTACACGACCGACTTCGGCGATTACCGCTGGACGGTGGACACGCCCGAGGACCTGGAATTTATGCGCCAGATCTACAGTCGCTTCGACGGACGGGATGACTTTACCTGGAAGGACGTCCTCGACCTCGTCCACACCGAACCCGACCTGATGAAGATCAACGCGGGCGTGCGGCACAAGACACTCAAAGATATTGATAAACGAGCGATAAAGTGACCAGCGCCGCAAGATTCATCTTGCCCCTGTGGGAGACAGCATAAATGTCGCGGTACTGATAACTGATCACTGATGACTTTACTCACCTTCTTCTCCGCCCCCAAACCCTTTACCGATCCGCATATCGCGACGATCCAGCGCAACGCCATCCGATCGTGGACGTTGCTCGAGGATTCCGAAGTCATCCTGCTTGGCGGCGAATCGGGACTGGCTGAGATCGCGAGGGAATTGGACGTCAAACACTTCCCGAACGTCAGAGTCAACGACAGCGGCGTGCCGTTGATCTCGTCCATGTTTGAGATTGCGCGGGAAAATTCAAACAGCGACCTGCTCTGCATCGTCAATGCGGATATGATTCTCATGCCCGATTTTGTCGAAGCGGCGAGACAGGCTGCCAAACTCAAAAATAAATTCGTCCTCCTCAGCCAGCGCTGGGATTTGGATGTGACTCAGCCTCTTGACTTCTCCGCCGACTGGGCATCCCGTCTTCGTTCTTCCGTCCTCCGTCAAGGTTCTTTGCACCGTCCCGCGGGAAGCGATTTCTTCCTCTTCCCCCGATCCTGCTACGCCGACGTCCCCGATTTCGTCATCGGCCGCGCGGGCTGGGACAATTGGATGATCTACAAGGCGCGCAAGGAAGGCTGGCCGGTGATTGACTGCACGCCGTCGGTGACGATCGTCCACCAGAACCACGATTACAGCCACCTGCCCGGCGGGAAGCCGCACTATGACCACCCCGACACGAACGAGAACATCCGCCTCGCGGGCGGACGGGCGAACATCCGCTACACCATCCTGGATTCCACGCGTCAACTCGACGGCGGCAAACTCGTCCGCCCGAAGACGACATCCCTGCGTTTCCAGCGCGGCGTGGAACTGTTCCTGCGAAAAATCTTTTTCTTTTTGCCGGAAGCGACCGTCGAACGCCTCGTCCGCCCGAAGCGATGGCAGAAGAAATTAAAGAAGATGTTCAAATGAAATTGCAGGGGCGGACCAACGTGTCCGCCCGAAGCGATGGCAGAAGAAATTAAAGAAGATGTTCAAATGAAATTGCAGGGGCGGACCAACATGTCCGCCCGAAGCGATGGCAGAAGAAATTAAAGAAGATGTTCAAATGAAATTGTAGGGGCGGACCAACGTGTCCGCCCGAAGCGATGGCAGAAGAAATTAAAGAAGATGTTCAAATGAAATTGCAGGGGCGGACCAACGTGTCCGCCCGAAGCGATGGCAGAAGAAATTAAAGAAGATGTTCAAATGAAATTGTAGGGGCGGACCAACGTGTCCGCCCAGGGCAGACACACAGGTCTGCCCCGACAAGGAACATGAATGAGAAAAGGCCAAAATCCCGCCAAGTTCGTCAAAGACGTAGCCCGTCCCGAGCGGATCACCGCCGCGCTGCTCAACTACATCCCCTTCCTAAGCGGATTCTACGCTGAGACCCTCGACGTGCTGAAAGTCTCGCTCGAGTCCATGCGCAGGGACGCGGGCCTGCCGTTCGACCTGATGGTCTTCGACAACGGCTCGTGCGCCGAGGTTCGCGACTTCCTCGTCCAGGAAAAGGAAGAGGGGCGCATCCAGTATTTGATCCTCTCCGAGAAGAACATGGGCAAAGGCGGCGCGTGGAATGTGACGCTGGCGGGCGCGCCGGGCGAGATCATCGCCTACACCGACGCGGACGTGCTGTTCTCCCCGAACTGGCTCAAACGCTCCGTGGAGATCCTCGAAACCTTCCCCAACGTCGGCATGGTCACCGCGCGTCCGTTCCGCACCCCGCCCGAATTTTACGAGTCAACCTTGACGTGGGCGCGGAAGAATGCCACGCTGGACGAAGGTCAATTCATCCCGTGGGAAACCTTCCTCGAATTCAATCTGTCCCTCGGCCAAACAGAGGAGGAGAATAAAAAAGTCTATGCCGAGACAAGGGACTGGCGCATCCAATACAAAGACGTGACCGCGTTCGCGGGCGCGAGTCACTGGCAGTTCACCGCCTACAAATCCACGCTCCAGCGCTTCCTGCCCTTCGGCATGGACAAGCCGATGGGACAGGTCCGCCAACTGGACAGGCGCATGAACGACGCGGGCCTCCTGCGCCTGATGGTCAGCGACCCGCTGGCGATGAATATGTCCAATACGCTGGGATATTTGAGGGGAGAGTTGAAGGCGCAAAACGTGAAACGTAGGCCAGGTTTGGCGCGGCGCGTGTTGGAGTCGAGTCCCGTCAAGAAGGCTCTGCTGGCGGTCTACAACAAAATTTTCAGTTGGTATTATTCATAGCATAGGTCGCGAAAACCACGCGCGGCTTGGACGATCTGGCGGCGTCCATAAAATAAACAGGCGGAGGCTTCGACCTCCGCCTGTCATTTACTCCACCGAGATCAGGAACGGATAGTGCGGCTGGCCGCCCTCCTGCACTTCGATCTCCTGCGAGGGATATTTCTCGCGCGCCGCGTCCGCGATCCGCAGGGCTTCGGCGCGGTTGATGTCTTCGCCGTAATAAAACGTGATCAACTCGCGGTTGGCCGCGTCCGCTTTTTCGAGGAACTTCATGACGGCGTCTTCCACAGAGGGGGACGAAAGCGCCAGTTTCCCGTCCAGCAGCGCGATGACCTGTCCCGACTCGACGCTCACGCCGTCTATCTCCACCGTGCGCGTCGCGACCGTGATCTCGCCCGTCAACACCGAGGCGAGGGACTTGGT harbors:
- a CDS encoding UDP-N-acetylglucosamine 4,6-dehydratase (inverting), with amino-acid sequence MDWKNQVVLVTGGTGSFGKKFAEILLKEQAPRKIIIFSRDELKQHEMQVMGFNQPSLRYFIGDVRDRERLRRAMHGVDIVVHAAALKQVPACEYNPMEAVKTNIMGTSNVLEAALDAGVKKVLALSTDKAVSPANLYGGTKLVAEKLVIQSNNYAAGSSTRYACVRYGNVVGSRGSVVPLFLKQRASGKITITDERMTRFWLSLDQGVRFVIKCIEQMEGGEVFIPKIPSTTVIDLARAIAPEADIEIIGIRPGEKLHEDLLSEDEARNAVERDGMYIIKPPETLWDRDRHYGGEPLPEGFSYTSDANTEWLDLEGIKTYIAPFEELFKQGKLEG
- a CDS encoding dTDP-6-deoxy-L-lyxo-4-hexulose reductase; this translates as MKLLITGSSGLLGLNLALEAAASHEVVGLDRGRLKSPPFRTIRRDLLDDGAADSILDEARPDWLIHCAALADLDACEAEPELARRLNTDVPSALAKACRERGIRMVQVSTDAVFDGMKAGFYTEEDDPLPVSVYARAKLDAEQSVLESNPDAIVARVNFYGWSLGGRRSLAEFFFNNLTNNKSMSGYTDVIFCPMHAAHLSQTLLKMLAKGLRGLYHAVGPQPMSKYQFGVEIARRFTLNDAEISPKSISTSSLMARRAHNLYLSTNKLSTDLDEPLPSFSAGLDLFYTQFKEGFPQKIRSFTQA
- a CDS encoding N-acetylneuraminate synthase yields the protein MDIKIGNRLIGLNHPTYFIADIAANHDGDLERAKRLIRLAKEAGADAAKFQNFDAPKIVSDYGFSHMNAQVSHQATWKKSVTEVYRAASIPFEWTLTLGEECQEVGIDYFSSPYDFTAIDFLDQYVPVYKAGSGEIDWIEALERMASKGKPFFVATGASTIGEVQRAVHAILKINKQLVLMQCNTNYTASPDNYDHLHLNVLKTYATMFPDVILGLSDHTHAVAPVLGAVTLGARVIERHFTDSNDREGPDHKFAMDPDKWARMVEETRLLERSFGSPDKFIAGNEQETQVVQRRCLRAARDIKAGEVFTRDMIDVLRPATIGAIKPHEIPNVIGTKALHDFKYGQELRWTDLEA
- a CDS encoding aminoglycoside N(3)-acetyltransferase; translated protein: MLNHKQLLDGFRQTRVKAGDTLLVHTSYKSLGGVEGGAETVIDVMRELAGERGTVLFPAFNFQSWTETHYFDVLETPSKMGMITELARLRPDAKRTPHPIYSFSVWGARADEFAAAEDVEAYGPNSAFALFHKINGTIISIGLDFNSTFSMHHYIEYNVGCDYRRVKEFSGIYVGYDRTPRIKTYSMFVRLNDRVKTYINPGMDELLAAGVIKEIQVGAAKVHFATANDFYDNMSVIVREHPEKLHYIEEPKY
- a CDS encoding Zn-peptidase-like protein M28, with translation MNPSSSLKSILAEFFPLHRTLASDDQDKTLEIIGSYMPDSSHYAIETYTPLEKAWTWQVPERYAVHEAYLEIEGGERIVDFKDNPLHIVSYSLPVDAALTFDELQPHLYFNEKRPHAVPWVFKYYERDWGFCLPKNLFDKLPRDKTYRAVIRSEFATDPARGFKVATAVVHPEGGANPAAGEILILAHTCHPMQANDDGSGVVSAIELARRLAENPLPAGSMSVRFWFGPETIGTIVWLSRNEDLIQNLRGGIFLEMTGSRNKIAWHHTRQHNHLLDRITNYQLRNTAHDERDFAAAPANDERVVNGPGVNVPCISLNRWPYDEYHTSDDNLDIIHEDMLLDAADAAERIVRVYATNYIPKRTFRGPVFLSGNGLWVDWREDWALNRAIEKIMMRFEGQHTVFDIAEQVGLDYWTVRGYVEKFRARGFVTPLPIPSEAEAK
- a CDS encoding acylneuraminate cytidylyltransferase, with the translated sequence MTRVVAIIQGRMTSSRLPGKILADIAGQPMLARVYARSARARTLSETVFATTTDASDDPVAEYCDWSGIPLARGSLYDVLDRYYQSAKEARAEVVVRVTADCPVIDPGLIDDAVTLVTRHSPPEFDFAANRLPPPWTRTYPIGLDAEVCTFAALERAWKEAKEPQHREHVMPFFYEGVELTTENRTLQTGVSPRGFKVALLHYTTDFGDYRWTVDTPEDLEFMRQIYSRFDGRDDFTWKDVLDLVHTEPDLMKINAGVRHKTLKDIDKRAIK